In one Arenibacter antarcticus genomic region, the following are encoded:
- a CDS encoding NAD(P)-dependent oxidoreductase codes for MKSIDKKILVTGATGKVGQAFINAFLNDPNQKGTIRALCHRRHLLPNARLEVVQGSISDQETIQKAMKDVTHVVHLATPKEDPKTIIDVAIKGLFWLLESCRKSDSFKRFIVIGGDASVGHYFYPYKDPITEQQAHAAYPGCYALSKVLEETMLQQYFVQYDLDGTCLRASWIMEGDDLKRHLHFGTQVFGVPEWHKIVKPQTAVEYEKENIVPLMLDVNGSPLKRNMVHLNDLVAAICLSLDHLEAKQQTFNISMEEPFDYGKAANYLLKTRKIKSVPIQTEYYSTWLDINKANFLLGWRPVYGLEQMIEEAWEY; via the coding sequence ATGAAGTCGATTGATAAAAAGATTTTAGTTACCGGTGCTACTGGAAAGGTAGGGCAGGCTTTTATTAATGCCTTTCTAAATGACCCAAATCAAAAAGGAACCATAAGAGCCCTCTGTCATCGGCGCCATTTACTTCCCAATGCTCGTTTGGAGGTTGTTCAGGGCTCTATATCTGACCAGGAAACGATACAAAAGGCCATGAAAGACGTTACCCACGTGGTTCACTTGGCAACCCCCAAGGAAGATCCTAAAACCATTATAGACGTTGCTATAAAGGGATTATTCTGGTTACTGGAAAGTTGTAGGAAATCCGATAGTTTCAAACGTTTTATAGTAATAGGGGGAGATGCATCTGTGGGACATTATTTTTATCCATACAAGGACCCGATTACTGAGCAGCAGGCCCATGCAGCCTATCCTGGATGCTATGCCTTGTCTAAAGTTCTTGAGGAAACCATGCTGCAACAATATTTTGTGCAATACGATCTTGATGGCACTTGTCTTCGTGCTTCTTGGATCATGGAGGGGGACGATTTAAAGAGGCATCTCCATTTTGGGACTCAGGTATTTGGTGTACCGGAATGGCACAAAATAGTGAAGCCTCAAACCGCGGTGGAATATGAAAAAGAGAATATCGTTCCACTTATGCTCGATGTTAACGGAAGTCCGTTGAAAAGAAATATGGTGCATCTGAACGACCTTGTTGCCGCTATTTGCCTCTCCTTAGATCACTTGGAGGCCAAACAACAAACTTTTAATATCTCCATGGAGGAGCCATTTGATTATGGGAAAGCTGCCAATTACCTCTTAAAAACCCGCAAGATTAAATCGGTCCCGATACAAACGGAATACTATTCCACTTGGCTAGACATCAATAAAGCAAATTTTTTACTTGGATGGCGACCAGTATACGGATTGGAACAAATGATAGAGGAAGCGTGGGAGTACTAA
- a CDS encoding multicopper oxidase domain-containing protein produces MLIVPTLFCVSTMSSQNIVRYDLYVRDTVVNFSGKEKRAIAVNGQIPMPTLTFTEGDIAEIYVHNELKEGTSLHWHGVFLPNKEDGVPFLTQMPISPNTTHKYTFPIIQSGTHWYHSHSGLQEQIGMYGSLVLNKKKDDPTFRKGIDDLPAVPVILSEWTDIDPENVHRMLHNANDWAAIKKGTTQSYAEAIREGHFKTKLNNEWKRMLAMDVSDVYYDKFLINGKNESQLTQFIGGDKVRLRISNGGASSYFWLTYAGGKITVVANDGNDVEPVEVNRLIIGVSETYDVIVSIPANDTSYEFLATPEDRTNAASIFIGNGIRQLKSRMPKLKYFEGMKMMNGMMNMDGSMDDMGMEMSLQQMDMNAVMYPEIIGSKEDKQSAKMKMEGEMDHSKHNMGPTDDLVTLNYAMLKAPQSTTLPKDAPVRELRFELSGNMNRYVWSMDNKVLAETDKILIKKGENVRIVLYNGSMMRHPMHLHGHDFRVLNGQGDYAPLKNVLDIMPMETDTIEFNANTEGDWFFHCHILYHMMAGMNRVFSYEEQAPNPYLPNKEWAYKKLQRESNEFHLMAENDFASNGNDGMVMLGNTRWSIGAEWRLGYHDDHGYESEIHFGRYIGKNQWFMPFVGFDWRYRKLGHNEIEKNIFGQANTKDQRAVMSVGAEYTLPLLIIAQAEVFSDGNVRFQLMREDIPISKRLRMSFMVNTDKEYMGGFKYILTRHMGLTTHYDSDMGLGVGIGLNY; encoded by the coding sequence ATGCTTATAGTACCCACCTTATTTTGTGTATCCACCATGAGTTCCCAAAATATTGTACGCTACGATCTGTACGTTAGGGATACGGTAGTTAATTTTTCAGGGAAAGAAAAACGTGCCATTGCCGTAAATGGACAAATACCTATGCCTACGCTTACTTTTACAGAGGGAGATATCGCAGAAATTTATGTTCACAACGAATTAAAAGAAGGCACATCCTTACACTGGCATGGTGTTTTCCTTCCCAATAAAGAAGATGGAGTACCCTTTCTGACACAAATGCCCATTAGTCCAAATACCACTCATAAATATACCTTTCCGATCATTCAAAGTGGAACTCATTGGTATCATAGTCACAGCGGACTCCAAGAACAAATAGGTATGTATGGTTCGCTTGTGCTAAATAAAAAAAAGGACGATCCTACTTTCAGGAAAGGAATTGACGATTTACCCGCTGTTCCGGTTATTTTAAGTGAATGGACAGATATCGATCCCGAAAATGTGCATCGTATGTTGCACAACGCCAATGACTGGGCAGCTATTAAAAAAGGAACCACCCAAAGTTATGCCGAAGCCATTAGAGAAGGACATTTTAAAACCAAATTAAACAACGAGTGGAAACGGATGTTGGCAATGGATGTTAGCGATGTGTATTATGACAAATTCCTGATCAATGGCAAAAATGAAAGTCAGTTAACCCAATTTATAGGTGGTGATAAAGTACGATTACGCATTTCAAACGGCGGAGCTTCATCTTATTTTTGGCTCACCTATGCTGGGGGTAAAATAACTGTTGTTGCCAATGATGGGAACGATGTAGAACCTGTAGAAGTAAATAGATTGATTATAGGAGTTTCTGAAACCTATGATGTTATTGTTTCCATTCCGGCAAATGACACTTCCTACGAATTTTTGGCCACTCCAGAAGATCGAACTAATGCTGCGTCGATCTTTATAGGCAATGGCATTCGCCAATTAAAAAGTAGAATGCCAAAGCTGAAATACTTTGAAGGCATGAAAATGATGAACGGCATGATGAATATGGATGGAAGTATGGATGATATGGGAATGGAAATGAGCCTTCAGCAAATGGATATGAATGCTGTAATGTACCCAGAAATCATCGGAAGCAAAGAAGATAAGCAAAGTGCCAAAATGAAAATGGAAGGTGAAATGGACCATTCCAAACACAATATGGGGCCCACAGACGATTTGGTGACCCTTAATTATGCGATGCTGAAGGCGCCACAGTCAACAACACTTCCAAAGGATGCTCCTGTTAGAGAATTGCGTTTTGAACTTTCAGGAAATATGAATCGCTATGTGTGGAGTATGGACAATAAAGTGCTTGCAGAAACTGATAAAATTCTAATTAAAAAAGGAGAAAATGTGCGCATCGTGCTATATAATGGTTCTATGATGCGGCATCCAATGCACTTGCACGGACACGACTTTAGGGTGTTAAATGGGCAAGGTGACTATGCGCCACTTAAAAATGTATTGGATATTATGCCAATGGAAACCGACACTATAGAATTTAATGCCAATACAGAAGGGGATTGGTTTTTTCATTGTCATATATTATACCATATGATGGCAGGAATGAACCGTGTTTTTAGTTATGAGGAACAAGCTCCAAACCCATATTTACCCAATAAGGAATGGGCTTATAAAAAATTGCAAAGAGAGAGCAATGAGTTTCATTTGATGGCTGAGAACGATTTTGCTAGTAATGGGAATGATGGGATGGTTATGTTAGGAAATACACGGTGGAGTATAGGTGCAGAATGGCGTTTGGGATATCATGATGATCACGGTTATGAAAGTGAAATCCATTTTGGAAGATATATAGGAAAAAATCAGTGGTTTATGCCTTTTGTAGGTTTTGATTGGCGGTATAGAAAATTGGGACATAATGAAATTGAAAAGAATATTTTCGGACAGGCAAATACTAAAGATCAAAGAGCAGTTATGAGTGTTGGTGCCGAATATACCTTGCCCTTACTCATCATTGCGCAAGCAGAAGTGTTTTCTGATGGTAATGTACGTTTTCAGTTGATGCGGGAAGATATTCCTATTTCTAAACGTTTGCGGATGAGTTTTATGGTGAATACAGATAAAGAATATATGGGAGGTTTTAAGTATATACTAACGCGACATATGGGTTTAACCACGCATTACGATAGTGATATGGGGTTAGGGGTTGGAATAGGGCTAAATTATTAA